Sequence from the Lysobacter capsici genome:
CCCGCTGTCCGTGGGTCGCTGCTCAGTGGCTCAACGCGGCGCCGGGCAGGGACGCTGGCCGTCGCCGTAGCTCAGGCAGCCGAGGTAGGACGAGAAGCAATAGGCCGGATCGACGCCGCCGCTGCTCAGGCAGGACTCGTAATTGAGTTCGCAACGCTTGCATACATCGGTCGCGGCGTTCGCGCTGACGAACATCGACATGCCGAATACGAATGCGGCCAATGCCACGGTGCTGATTCCCTGCGCTTTCATCGAAGCCTCCTGAAGTTTCGTCGCCGGCGGATGCGCCGGACCTCGCGCCTTGCATGGCGCCGTGCATAGCCGCCTGATCGTAGGCGCGCATGGCGGCGCGATGTGTGCGCGGCGACGCAGTTCGCCGGCTGCGGCCGATGCTCGGCGATCGGCATTGCGGCGCCCAAGGCAGGCCGTCGAGCCGAATCGCTCGCCGGCCTGCCCGACCGCTTTAAACCATTTCGCGGCCGGCATCATCACAAGCCTTCCTGTCGCTGGCGAATCCGCCTGAGGAAGCTGCATGTCACCCGCAACCCACCGTGTCATCACGATCGTCGTCGCCGTGTTGTTGTCGTGGCCGTGGCTAGGCGCGGCCGCGGCCAGCCCGGATCAGGCCTATGCGCGGGCCAACGCGCAGGCCCCGCAGCTGATTCAAAAGACGATGCAGGACCGACGCATCCCGGGCCTGCAGATCGCGGTGGTCAAGGACGGCAAGGTGGTGCTGTCGGAAAGCTACGGCCTGGCCAACGTCGAGAACCGCCTGCCCGCGACCCGGACCACGCTGTTCCCGATCAACTCGGCGACCAAGTCGTTCACCGGCGTGGCGATGATGCAACTGGCCGAAGCCGGACTGGTGGACCTCGATGCGCCGGTGTCGCGCTATCTGGACGACTTGCCCGAAGCATGGCGCGCGGTGCGCGTGCGCCAGTTGCTCGCGCATACCTCCGGGCTGCCGGATATCCTCGATGAGCAGGGCCTGCTCGGCGGCGGCACCGAGTCGAATGCGTGGGGATTGGTCAAGAAGCTGCCGATGCAGGCGGCGATCGGCGAGCGCTTCGAGTACAACCAGGTCAACTACGCCCTGCTCGCCCGAATCATCGCCAA
This genomic interval carries:
- a CDS encoding serine hydrolase domain-containing protein, with the translated sequence MLLSWPWLGAAAASPDQAYARANAQAPQLIQKTMQDRRIPGLQIAVVKDGKVVLSESYGLANVENRLPATRTTLFPINSATKSFTGVAMMQLAEAGLVDLDAPVSRYLDDLPEAWRAVRVRQLLAHTSGLPDILDEQGLLGGGTESNAWGLVKKLPMQAAIGERFEYNQVNYALLARIIAKQSKMPYERYLAQRQFAVVGMPSTRFGDSYDLVPGAATIYSYFPRKTDDPGSAERLSHWFYDMTPSLWAGGGILTTADEVARWMVALSDGRLINDASLRGMWTPEKLNDGSDGSWSAGWPVLGTAANPQRAGIGGARAAFIVYPNEKLAVIVLTNLVGANPERFIPQIAALYQPAQRAAAR